In a genomic window of Mageeibacillus indolicus UPII9-5:
- a CDS encoding TIM-barrel domain-containing protein — translation MFEWEPNKKDSNLKIPVNGQTASLYWNDQTEILTISIPYSAVYGMGERYNGLNQNNRIVKIEVEEKFCNQGDKSYCPSPFFFTDTGFSFCALSGSTLIFDFTQKNVITLHTPCGCKFVLNAGTPAKLISEYMSLSGPAALPPDWIFGPWISANHWDTQKKTEKQLEILKKHEFPATVLVLEAWSDEATFYIFNGAKYQEKHNGEPFVVGDFDYSESAYWPNPQEMINKLHKAGLHLVLWQVPVYKQQGKGEVRNRQNNLDWEDAVKRSLCIRNLDGTPYKIPEEHWFPGSMIPDFTNPATYKTWFGKRQYLLDMGVDGFKTDGGEFVCTDAVAFYDGSTGKESRNYYPQQYTSAYTKFLGNNHVLFSRAGYIGQHTTPCHWGGDQQSTNDELQHVLSAGLSAALSGILFWGFDLAGFAGPLPTLDLYRRATMLACFTPIMQWHSEPDGGQFKELMPGGEGNNERSPWNMAMAYNSPEFEEEIRYWHWIRMNLQPYLTATAFRCVADSVPMMRPLVYEWPQDKAASKAEDEFLLGDAVLVAPLLEENQITREVYLPEGKWYAFFTGECYHGCQTIITTEATKFPVFIRDGYAVPLHASNIDSLGKSISQSSDSKLILLVAGETGKRTFTTNKSVLTCEWKNEEVSVSGIATGTIQIHHFC, via the coding sequence ATGTTTGAGTGGGAACCTAATAAGAAAGACAGCAATCTTAAAATACCGGTAAACGGCCAGACAGCTTCTTTGTACTGGAATGATCAGACGGAAATTCTCACTATAAGTATTCCATATTCTGCGGTGTATGGGATGGGCGAACGATATAATGGACTCAACCAGAATAATCGTATTGTGAAAATTGAGGTGGAAGAAAAGTTCTGCAATCAAGGAGATAAGAGCTATTGCCCTTCACCATTCTTTTTCACGGACACAGGATTCTCTTTCTGCGCATTGTCTGGCAGCACATTGATATTTGATTTTACGCAGAAGAATGTCATAACGCTTCATACACCCTGCGGATGTAAGTTTGTGTTGAATGCAGGGACGCCTGCAAAGCTGATTTCCGAGTATATGTCCTTGTCGGGACCAGCAGCCCTTCCGCCCGACTGGATTTTCGGACCGTGGATTTCTGCAAATCATTGGGATACGCAAAAGAAAACGGAGAAACAGCTTGAAATCCTAAAAAAGCATGAATTTCCAGCCACAGTGTTAGTCTTGGAAGCATGGAGCGATGAAGCAACCTTTTATATTTTTAATGGCGCCAAATATCAAGAAAAGCATAATGGAGAACCTTTTGTGGTAGGTGATTTTGACTATTCGGAAAGTGCTTATTGGCCGAACCCTCAAGAGATGATTAACAAACTGCACAAGGCAGGGCTTCACCTAGTACTCTGGCAGGTTCCAGTGTATAAACAGCAGGGGAAAGGTGAAGTCAGAAATCGACAGAACAATCTGGATTGGGAGGACGCAGTAAAACGTTCTCTCTGCATTCGAAATTTGGATGGTACACCCTATAAAATTCCAGAGGAACATTGGTTTCCTGGTTCAATGATTCCTGATTTCACTAATCCGGCAACTTACAAAACATGGTTTGGAAAAAGACAATATCTCCTAGATATGGGCGTAGATGGGTTCAAAACTGATGGAGGAGAATTTGTCTGTACAGATGCAGTAGCTTTTTATGATGGCAGTACTGGCAAAGAAAGTAGAAATTACTATCCGCAGCAATACACAAGTGCCTATACCAAATTCCTTGGCAATAATCATGTCCTTTTCAGCCGTGCAGGCTACATTGGGCAGCATACAACGCCATGTCATTGGGGTGGAGATCAGCAGTCTACAAATGACGAACTGCAGCATGTCCTTTCTGCTGGATTGAGTGCAGCCTTAAGCGGTATTCTGTTCTGGGGATTTGATCTTGCTGGATTTGCAGGACCACTTCCAACATTGGACCTCTATCGCCGTGCAACAATGCTCGCCTGCTTCACCCCGATTATGCAGTGGCATTCTGAACCGGATGGTGGTCAGTTCAAGGAATTAATGCCGGGCGGTGAGGGAAACAATGAGCGCAGTCCGTGGAATATGGCAATGGCTTACAATTCTCCTGAATTTGAGGAGGAAATACGTTATTGGCATTGGATCAGGATGAACCTGCAGCCTTACTTGACTGCGACTGCGTTCAGGTGTGTAGCAGACAGTGTCCCGATGATGCGTCCGCTTGTTTACGAATGGCCTCAGGACAAAGCCGCAAGCAAAGCGGAAGATGAATTCCTTTTAGGGGATGCTGTCCTTGTCGCACCATTGTTGGAAGAAAATCAGATTACCAGAGAAGTCTATCTGCCAGAGGGGAAATGGTATGCCTTTTTTACAGGGGAATGCTATCATGGGTGTCAGACAATTATCACAACGGAAGCTACGAAATTTCCGGTTTTTATCCGTGACGGCTATGCGGTACCTCTACATGCCAGTAATATTGATTCTCTTGGCAAGTCTATTTCACAAAGTTCAGATTCAAAGCTGATTCTGCTTGTTGCCGGTGAAACAGGGAAAAGAACATTCACTACAAATAAATCGGTTCTTACCTGTGAATGGAAAAACGAAGAGGTCAGTGTGTCGGGAATTGCCACAGGCACTATCCAGATTCACCATTTCTGTTGA
- a CDS encoding carbohydrate kinase family protein: MYDIISIGEILIDLTQCGVNEQGVMLMAATPGGAPANLAVAASRLGCRAAFIGKVGNDTWGEFLGNTLRDNGVETSALCVDHEYPTTLAVVTLDAAGERSFSFYRNPGADTRLSAEEIPYKLLAQTKFFHFGSVGLTAEPERTATMAAVRMAKAAGATITFDPNYRAALWPDKATALSNIEAAISLSDILKVSDEEMFLLTGEDDPKVGSSKLIKRGITLVLVTLGAAGACFRLGDLFGRVEGIPIKVGDTNGAGDTFLGAFLSCIKESGSVKDLTSLQLMGAISFANKAAAITAGRHGAIPAMPTLAEVLGEAGEAEETQI; this comes from the coding sequence ATGTACGACATTATTTCTATAGGTGAAATTTTAATCGACTTGACTCAATGTGGCGTTAATGAGCAAGGCGTTATGCTGATGGCAGCCACCCCGGGCGGAGCGCCGGCCAATTTGGCAGTAGCTGCTTCACGTTTAGGATGCCGTGCCGCTTTTATCGGTAAAGTAGGTAATGATACTTGGGGAGAGTTTTTGGGCAATACATTACGAGATAACGGGGTAGAAACGTCGGCTTTGTGTGTTGATCATGAATATCCCACTACTTTGGCAGTGGTTACCTTAGATGCTGCAGGAGAGCGGAGCTTTTCTTTTTATCGCAATCCGGGAGCAGATACTCGTTTGTCAGCTGAAGAAATACCGTATAAACTTTTGGCGCAGACGAAATTTTTCCACTTCGGCAGTGTAGGTCTTACTGCTGAACCTGAGCGCACGGCTACTATGGCAGCAGTTAGAATGGCTAAGGCGGCCGGGGCGACAATAACTTTTGACCCTAATTATCGAGCTGCTTTGTGGCCAGATAAGGCAACCGCTCTGTCAAATATCGAAGCAGCTATATCTTTATCGGATATTTTAAAGGTTTCAGATGAAGAAATGTTTTTACTTACCGGAGAAGATGACCCTAAAGTGGGCAGCAGTAAGTTGATTAAGCGCGGTATCACGCTGGTCTTAGTAACTTTGGGGGCGGCGGGGGCGTGCTTCCGTTTAGGTGATCTGTTCGGTCGGGTTGAGGGAATACCTATTAAGGTAGGTGATACCAATGGTGCCGGCGATACTTTTTTGGGAGCGTTTTTAAGTTGTATAAAGGAAAGTGGTTCAGTTAAGGACTTAACATCGCTTCAACTAATGGGTGCGATAAGTTTCGCCAATAAAGCTGCTGCTATAACTGCCGGGCGACATGGGGCAATACCGGCCATGCCAACTTTAGCGGAAGTCTTAGGTGAAGCCGGTGAAGCCGAGGAAACCCAAATCTGA
- a CDS encoding carbohydrate ABC transporter permease — MKNSRLASWKTALPFLLPSLAAFVVFSIIPMIMQIFVSFTSWDGLSELTLFSDFSGFMNQFYVGIENYKEILTSKEFYQVIGNTLEFVVLYIPLILIAAMTVALILNSHVKGVGVFRVLYYIPVITSWVAGALIWKWVLSPEYGAINNILALFGVDGPSWLQSSKWAMPAIVLASVWKDMGYFGLMLMSGLQGINQEYYDAAAIDGAGKIKQFTRITLPLLTPTLFFVLIISLINSFQLFTQIMIMTPDGGPLGSTMVMVERIYKYGFRYYEMGMAAANSWILFAILLLLTMVQMKLQNKWVNYDD, encoded by the coding sequence ATGAAAAATTCCCGATTGGCAAGCTGGAAAACAGCGTTACCTTTTTTGCTTCCAAGTTTGGCTGCTTTTGTTGTGTTCAGTATCATCCCAATGATTATGCAAATTTTTGTCAGCTTTACCAGTTGGGATGGATTGAGTGAACTAACGCTGTTCAGCGATTTTAGCGGATTCATGAATCAATTCTATGTGGGGATAGAGAACTATAAAGAAATTCTTACGTCAAAAGAGTTTTATCAGGTGATTGGGAATACGCTGGAATTCGTGGTTCTTTACATTCCTCTGATACTTATCGCCGCTATGACTGTTGCACTCATTTTAAATAGCCATGTGAAAGGTGTTGGAGTTTTCCGCGTTCTTTACTATATCCCGGTTATCACATCATGGGTTGCTGGGGCGTTGATTTGGAAATGGGTGCTTAGCCCAGAGTATGGTGCCATCAATAATATTCTGGCATTGTTCGGTGTTGATGGCCCATCGTGGCTTCAAAGTTCCAAGTGGGCAATGCCTGCAATTGTTTTAGCCTCTGTTTGGAAAGATATGGGATACTTTGGTCTCATGTTGATGTCCGGACTTCAGGGAATCAATCAGGAATACTATGATGCAGCAGCAATTGACGGCGCTGGGAAAATTAAACAATTTACAAGGATTACTTTGCCATTGCTGACACCAACACTCTTCTTTGTCTTGATTATCAGTTTGATTAACTCTTTCCAGCTTTTTACACAAATCATGATTATGACACCGGATGGTGGACCACTTGGTTCGACAATGGTTATGGTAGAGCGCATTTATAAGTATGGTTTCCGTTACTATGAAATGGGTATGGCCGCTGCAAATAGTTGGATTTTGTTTGCAATTCTGCTGCTTTTGACAATGGTTCAGATGAAACTTCAGAACAAGTGGGTGAATTACGATGACTAA
- a CDS encoding carbohydrate ABC transporter permease: MTNSKHSSLMGLKQKRIIGKVAFYVLGLFVAVVVCIPFYWMIITSLKGRGAIMSIPVEWIPKEPTFDAYKKLFAMPEFVRSIFNSFFVSVLCTAVRLLCAAMAAFALTKISFKGRNAVFVIYVTALMIPSQITFIPLFIIMTNMHLTNSLNAFMLLQLFNAFAIFMLRQKMKTINDAYIEAAVIDGASMWRIFFKIVLPMSGSTMATLAILAFMDMWNDYLLPLVLLSDRSKFTLPLLLSTLSGQYKNQYNLTMAGALISIIPILVVYIFAQKYFKEGLTIGGVKG, encoded by the coding sequence ATGACTAACTCTAAACATTCTTCTTTGATGGGATTAAAACAGAAACGTATTATTGGGAAAGTGGCATTCTATGTGTTGGGGCTTTTTGTCGCAGTGGTCGTCTGTATACCATTTTATTGGATGATCATCACCAGCCTAAAAGGCCGCGGAGCTATTATGAGCATTCCTGTGGAGTGGATTCCCAAAGAGCCAACGTTTGATGCATATAAGAAACTTTTTGCTATGCCGGAATTTGTGAGATCCATTTTTAACAGTTTTTTTGTATCGGTTCTTTGCACAGCTGTGCGCCTTTTGTGCGCCGCCATGGCTGCGTTTGCATTGACTAAAATTTCGTTTAAAGGGCGTAATGCGGTATTTGTAATTTATGTTACGGCATTAATGATTCCATCGCAGATTACCTTTATTCCACTGTTCATTATCATGACGAATATGCACCTTACCAATAGCTTAAATGCGTTTATGTTGCTGCAATTGTTTAATGCATTTGCCATTTTCATGTTGCGGCAAAAAATGAAGACAATCAATGATGCTTACATTGAAGCAGCTGTTATTGATGGCGCAAGTATGTGGCGTATTTTCTTCAAAATTGTTCTGCCTATGAGTGGTAGTACTATGGCAACGCTGGCAATTCTCGCATTTATGGATATGTGGAACGATTATCTGCTACCGTTGGTTTTGCTGAGCGACAGAAGCAAATTTACGCTTCCGCTGCTGCTTAGCACATTGTCCGGCCAGTATAAGAACCAGTATAATCTGACAATGGCTGGTGCGCTAATTTCGATTATTCCTATTCTGGTGGTTTATATTTTTGCACAGAAATATTTCAAGGAAGGCCTTACGATTGGCGGTGTGAAAGGATAA
- the pgmB gene encoding beta-phosphoglucomutase translates to MNAIIFDLDGVLCHTDEYHYMAWKTIADELDIPFNRKVNDQLRGVSRMESLNLILRNSPIRYTEQEKNLLAEKKNNIYRNLLQNITSKDLADGAWTVLEKLHTVHIPLAIGSSSKNTPLIVEKLGIGKFFDVIVDGNQISHSKPNPEVFLSAAEKLHQKPSDCLVVEDAAAGVKAAINGGFPVAGIGSAKDCPNVNYPLISLSELLTIASH, encoded by the coding sequence ATGAATGCTATTATTTTTGATTTAGATGGTGTTCTGTGCCATACAGATGAATATCACTATATGGCATGGAAAACAATCGCGGATGAATTGGACATTCCTTTTAATAGAAAAGTTAATGACCAGCTCCGCGGGGTTTCGCGGATGGAAAGTCTCAATTTGATTCTGCGTAATTCGCCGATCCGTTATACCGAGCAGGAAAAAAATCTGCTTGCAGAAAAGAAAAATAATATCTATAGGAATCTACTGCAAAATATTACATCGAAGGATTTAGCAGATGGTGCATGGACAGTACTGGAAAAGCTGCATACTGTCCATATCCCGCTTGCCATCGGATCTTCAAGCAAGAATACACCACTTATTGTGGAAAAGCTTGGAATTGGAAAGTTCTTTGATGTTATTGTAGATGGAAATCAAATTTCACATTCAAAACCAAATCCGGAGGTTTTTTTGTCTGCAGCAGAGAAACTGCATCAGAAACCAAGCGATTGCCTTGTTGTTGAAGATGCAGCGGCAGGAGTAAAAGCTGCTATTAACGGGGGATTCCCGGTGGCTGGAATTGGATCAGCAAAAGATTGTCCGAATGTAAATTATCCGCTTATATCTTTAAGTGAATTGCTTACAATAGCAAGCCATTAG
- a CDS encoding polysaccharide deacetylase family protein encodes MINSSFNSRHNRVLILVATICMLAVLTGTYFYITMSGSDKRPYNGAVGDMSSPEVLPWATEVYGTAQFSFPLWNEVDLSAESGSSLVEGAFENDGKQAGSDGDSPAPSISNLDGAKHNSGEKAEDNLGKAGADSKENTNVQGEGKGAQRADGEQGERAFSHTNELGYVSFAVEQVNSIITGNNNNVLGDKYVFLTFDDGINTKSTPAILDVLHAQNVPGTFFLCGQSLGRATAPILQRIKAEGHAVAMHSFNHNYNELYPNRHADVRTIMAQAEATQAAIKRILGDDFFTHVWRYPGGHMSWNNLPAADEALKEAGVYWIDWNAMAGLADIPARRPTSVEGVMKYIIQSMRYSPTKQVYVVLMHDTVDKMLIPQSLPTIIDYYRSRGYKFASLH; translated from the coding sequence GTGATAAATTCGAGCTTTAACAGCCGGCATAATAGAGTTTTAATTTTGGTCGCGACAATATGTATGTTGGCTGTACTTACAGGAACATATTTTTATATTACGATGTCGGGATCTGATAAACGGCCCTACAACGGCGCGGTTGGCGACATGTCAAGCCCGGAGGTTCTGCCTTGGGCTACAGAAGTTTACGGTACGGCTCAATTTAGCTTCCCGCTGTGGAATGAAGTTGATTTAAGTGCGGAATCTGGAAGTTCGTTGGTAGAGGGCGCGTTTGAAAATGACGGCAAGCAAGCTGGGAGTGATGGTGACTCGCCTGCTCCAAGTATTTCGAATTTGGACGGCGCGAAGCATAATTCCGGCGAAAAGGCTGAAGATAATTTAGGCAAGGCCGGGGCTGACAGTAAAGAAAATACTAATGTACAAGGAGAAGGCAAAGGGGCTCAACGAGCAGACGGTGAACAAGGCGAGCGTGCTTTCAGCCATACCAATGAATTAGGTTATGTAAGTTTTGCGGTTGAACAGGTTAATTCCATTATAACTGGCAACAATAATAATGTTTTAGGCGATAAGTATGTGTTCTTGACCTTTGATGATGGTATCAATACCAAATCCACCCCCGCCATACTTGATGTTTTGCACGCGCAAAATGTTCCCGGTACATTCTTTTTATGTGGTCAATCGTTGGGCAGGGCAACGGCTCCGATCCTGCAAAGAATTAAAGCCGAGGGTCACGCAGTGGCGATGCACAGTTTTAATCACAATTACAATGAGCTGTACCCTAACCGTCACGCTGATGTAAGAACGATTATGGCACAGGCGGAAGCAACTCAAGCTGCAATTAAGCGTATTTTGGGCGATGATTTTTTCACCCACGTTTGGCGATACCCTGGCGGGCACATGTCATGGAATAATTTGCCGGCGGCTGATGAAGCACTAAAGGAGGCTGGGGTATATTGGATTGACTGGAATGCTATGGCCGGCTTGGCAGATATTCCGGCGCGGCGCCCGACTTCAGTTGAAGGCGTTATGAAATACATAATTCAGTCGATGCGTTACAGCCCGACTAAACAGGTTTATGTGGTTTTAATGCATGACACCGTAGATAAAATGCTGATTCCCCAGAGTCTGCCGACCATCATAGACTACTACCGGAGTAGAGGGTATAAATTTGCCTCTTTGCATTGA